The DNA window AGCACGACGCCCTGCAACTCCTCGCCAGCTGGGCCGCCACCGAGAACACCTCGCCCGACAGCAGCCCCGACCCCGCCGACCGGCAGAACCGGTGAACACGGTGCTGCGATCACCCAGCGCCCGACGATTCTCGTCAATGACCGGTTGCGAGAGTCGTTTCCGCAGGTCGCCGCTGGCGGAAGTCCTTTCCCGCCGTCCCGGATCGCCCCAACGCGCAGCCAGCGCTACCGAGGCGACCGGCCAACTGCCACACAGCGTCGCGGCGCCGCCCGGCCCGGGCGACGGAGCTGCCGCTGGGCTTGCTTCTGCCGACGGCTACTGAGGTCGTGTCATCGCGGCGACAGGGGCGCTCGCGCAGCCCAGCGACCCTGCTGCCCAGTCGGCTGATGGCTGGTCGCCAGGGTCATCGTGGTGTCCGGTCGCCGACGGGAGGGTCACACCGGGCCAGGCGGTGAGGCGTTGTCGGACCAGAGGCGCGATGCGGCGCAGGACGGCGCTGTGGGACGTCGCGGTGAGGCGCACGAGGTAGCGGCCCTGTTGGACGTAGACGACGCGCAGCGACCCCTCCGGGGTGGACTCGAACAGCTCCAGGCTGTGCGGGTCGAGCCAGGTCACCGGCTCGATGCTGACCTGGTGCTGTGCACACTCCTTGGCCCGGAGCAGGTCATGGGCTGCCGCCGCGGTGGGTGCCACCCAGTCCAGGGACAGCGTCAGTGAGATGCCGCGTTCGGCGGGCGGCAGGAAGTCGCACTGCGACGGGGCGGTGAGCCCGGCGTCGGACAGGGTCCGGCGTCGGGGGATCGGGACGTATCCGGGGGCGAGGAATGTCAGGTCCTGCTCGGTCAGGGCGGTGCAGGCGTTGGGCCAGGCGGCAGCCGGCGGTACGACGCCGGCGGCCTGGTCGGAGGCCGGGCGCTGCCGCACGCGGTAGGCGGTGAGCCGGGCGTTCTCGTCGCCCTCAAGGGCGGTCTGGACGTACACCAGCCCTGCTGCCGCTCCGATCACGCGCGAGTCCGTGGCGGTGGTGGGCAGCGGCAGCAGTCGCCGGGTGCCGGTGCGCGCGTCGACGGTGAGGACGAAGGCCGGCAGTGGCCAACCGATCCAGGTGCTGTAGAGCACGCCGTCGGCGGCGGCGAGATGGGACCCCTCCACCGACCACACATCCACGCCCCCGGCCGTCCAACGCGGCCTGCCGGTGGACCGGTCCAGGGCGTGCAGCCGGGTGTGGCCCCCCTGGTCGGTGGCGGACTCGTACAGCAGGGTGTCGGCGGTGAAGCCCATGGCCCACAGGGACTCCGGGATTCGGGCGATCATCCTGCCCTGGGCGGAGTAGAGCCGGAAGCTGTCGGCCTCGGTGACGGCGACGGTGCCGTCGGCGACGGCTATCGGGGTCGGAGGCCGCTCCTCCTTCCCGGGGGGTGCCAGGTCGTCGCTCCACAGCAGTCCGCTCACCGGGTCGATGCTCCTGATCCGCGCCGCTCCTCGGCAGAGGGTCGTCACCAGCAGGGCGTCCAGGCTCTCGGAGGTCGCCAGCTGGCAGCCCTCGCGCGCCGTGGCCCTCCAGCGCGTCAGCCCACTGGACAGGTCCAGGGACTCCAGTCGGGTCGGTGTCCCGCGCAGCACGAGGACACCGCGGCGGGTGACGGCCAGGTGGGTACCCAGGACGTCCGGCTCCCGGTCCGCCGGCCACTGCCGGCGCCACAACTGCTGCCCCGTGTCGACCGAGTACGCCGTGACGACGTCAGCACCTGGGGCGTAGCCGACTCCCCGGGCGACGACCAGGGTTCTTTCCGCCACTCCCAGGTATGCGTGTACTGACCTGGCGGCGGGGTCGGGGGGAATGCGCGCACGTTCACGGCCGCTTGCCGGGTCCAGCAGGACCAGGCCTCGCGCCCTGTCCCTGTCGGGTACCACCACGACCGCGTCGGACACCAGGAAGCCGCCCCCGTCCAGACTCGGATCGGGTGCGTCCGCTGCTCGGGACCAGACGGCGGTGAGTACCGGCACCTGGGGGATGGCGTCGTGCGGCTCAGGGTGTGTGTCCGTGGCCAGCAGGAGCACCACTGCTGCCGCCACCGCGATCTGACGCAGCCTCAGCACGACGGGTCCAGTTGCCGCAGGGCCTTGCATCGCTGAGGGCCTGTGGCGACCACCCAGGCACCCGCCGAGCGCACGTACACCCGGGCGTAGCGCTGCGGTTTCCGTGGCAGCCCGGTGACGCGGAACAGGCCTCCGTCCTGCGGCGCCAGAGTGAGCGTCTGCGCCTTTCCGTCGGCCGAGACCGTCACCTGCAGATCGAACGCATAGCTCGCCTGACGTGCCGTGAACGACATCACCACGGTGGTCTGCTCACCACGGGCGAGATCGATCTGCTTCTGCCGGAAGTACGCCTTGCTGCCGCCCCCCGCCGAGAACCCGGGCCGCGGCGCGTCCATGTCGGCACTGAGCGCGACGGTGCCCACCTCGCCCGCCGTGGTGGGTGCGAAGTAGGCGCCGGTCAGAGGGGATCCGGAAGCGCGCACCCGCGGCACGATGTCGACGATCCGCACACTGCCGCGAGCCCCCTCCAGCACCACGGTGACGTCCAGGCGCCCCGCCCCGGCCCCTTTGTGTGCCCGCACCACCTGCCCGAACTGCTCCTCGGATGCGCCGGGCAGCAGCGCGGCCCGCTCCCCGGGAGCGGTCACCGGAGTCTCGAGCGCAAGGGGCCCCTCCTCCGTCCGCACCATGATCACGTGCAGCGGGGGCTCTCCCGTCAGGCTGCGCAGCGCGTCGGGCCCTGTCGCTCCCCACCAGCCGGTGAATATTCCGCCCAGGACGGCCGCGACAACGGCGGCTGCCACCCCGGCCAGCCACGCCCGCCACTGCCGGCCGGCGGGTGCCGCTTCCGGCGCTCCGTTCCCGACAGGATCGGCCGCAGGAGCGTCGGCGTCGGCCGCGTCGGCCTGCGGGACCGGCTCAGCGCCGGGCCGAACGGGCGTTTCCTCTGTGGCAGGGGAGGTCGTCCCGGTGTCCTCGGCGGCGTCCTCGGCCTGATTCCTTCTTCGCCCGCCTGCCGTGCTCGGCTCGCGGTCCCCCTCCGTTCGCGCGTCGGCCGCCCCCGAAGAATCGGCCGCTTCCGGAGAAGTCGTTGCGTCGCCCATCGTTGCCCCCCGGCAATTCGCCTGCCCGACCTCGCGAGACGAATCTTCCCATAGCCGCCGGGTTTGGTAGCTGATAAACGGAATGTATCTCGGGGCTGGGCCCCAGGATTTTGCCATTCGCCGACGGTGCTGGAGGAGCTTGCACGCCGACCGGGGAGCGGCACCTACGGCGCGGTCCGGCCGACGGGGTGGCGGCGGTGGCTGCCGCACAGCGTGGGCCGACCCCTCGCCATGGGGAACCCCCACCGCTGCTGAAGGAACTCCAGCAGCGGCGAGGGCACCGCAGCGGTCGCGAAGAAGACGCCCAGGACTTCCCCCGCCGCAACGAAAGACTTCGCTACCGGCCGAGCGCGGTCACGAGCCGCCGTGCCACGGCAGCTGCGGAGCCAGGGTTCTGACCGGAGATCAGGTTCCGGTCGGTGACCGTGAACTCGCTCCACGGCGTGCCGGCGGCGAAGTCCGCGCCTTCGGCCCGCAGCCTCGACTCCAGGGTGAACGGTGCGGCGTCACCGGGACCGCCCTGGGACTCCTCCTCGTCGGTGTACCCGGTCATCCGGTACCCAGCGAAGATCCACCCGTCCTCCGAACGGGCCGAGAGCAGCCCGACCGTCCCATGGCAGACGGTCGCGACCGGCGCCGTCCGCGCCTGCAGCGCGCCCAGAATCCGGCCCAGGTCCGGATCGTCGTACAGGTCCTCCATCGGCCCCGTGCCGCCCGGTACGAACACCGCGTCGATCGTGTCCGGGTCGACCCCGGCGAACGGCTGCGGGTGCGCGACCCGGTCAGCAAGCCCGGCGAGCTCGGTGCGCAGCTCGGCGGTGCGTCCGGCCGATCCGGTCATCGACTCGTCCAGGCTGTACTCCTGCAACGGCGCGGACACGCCGCCAGGGGTGGCCAGCACGATGCCGATTCCCGCCGCCGTGAGGATCCGGTACGGCTCGATGAGCTCCTCGGCCCAGAAGCCCGCCGGAAGCGTGCTGCCGTCCTTCATGGTCCACTTCTCCGCGCCGGTCAGCGCGATCAGCACCGTGGTCATCGTGGTACTCCCTCAGTATCCGCGGACGGCGTTCCCGTCCGCCGTGATCCAGTGTGGAAGCACCGTGACCTGCGGGTCCAAGACCAATCCGGGCTCACGGTGATACCGTTCCGGCATGGTCCGGCGAGCCCGTCATCTTGATCCGAGTGCCGAACTCGACCTGCGCAAGCTCCGCTATTTCCTCGCCGTGGCGCACCACCTGAATTTCAGCCGCGCGGCGGAGGAACTCCTCGTGGCGCAGCCGGCGCTCAGCAGGGCGGTCCGGGCCCTGGAAGCGGATCTCGGCGTGACGCTCTTCGAGCGGGACCATCACAAGGTCACGCTGACCCCGCCGGGCACGGCCCTGGTGCGCGAGGCGGACATGCTCCTCTCCCGAGCCGCTGCGGCCCGCCGCACCGTCCAGGCCGCCGGCCGCACCCCCCGCACTCTCACCATCGGCTTCCGCCCCGGCATCATCATCACCGACGTCGTGCAGCAGTTCACCAAGGCGTGCCCGGGAGCCGCGGTGAACGCCATCCGCATCGAATGGGACGAGCAGGAAGCCGCCGTTGCCGACGGCCGCGTCGACATCGCATGGATCCGGACCCCCATAGCCCATGGCGACCTGCTGATCACCCCGCTCTTCGACGATCCCGAAGTGGTCGCCCTCCCGGCCGCCCACCCGCTCACCGCGTACGACTCCGTCAGCCTGGCCGACCTGGCCAACCAGCCGATGCTGCGCTACGACGCCGCTCCCGAACACGAGATCGGGCGCCCGTCCGGGAAACGCGGGATCAGGACCATGGAGGAGAAGCTGGAGGCTGTCGCGCTGGGCCACGGCCTCGCCCTGGTGCCTGAGACAGCCGCCGCCTACTACCAGCGCCCCGACATCGCCTACCGACCCGTCCCCGGAGCCTCGCCCTATCAGGTCGCGCTGGCCACCACCTCCGACACGGCAAAGCGCCCGGAAGCACAGATCTTCATCAGCACCGCGGTCGCAGTGAACGCGCGGAATGCCGCGCAACGCGGTGGCGCGGCCCGATGAGAAGCAGCGCCGGACCCAGGCGCCACCGGGCGCCGGCGCAGCAACGAACGGAGAGACGGCGGCGCGCTACACAACGCGTCAGCGCAGAACTGCAGGAGGGAGCCGCCCCCGCCTGAGGGGGTCAACGGCCGTCCGGCCCGAGGCTCGGTCCCGGTCCGGCATACCGGGCGCCCTCGTGGTCAAGGACCGCTGGCGGCAGGGAGAGCAGACCGGAGGAGACCCCGGCGGCTTCCAGTGCGCTGAAGAGCAGCGGGCCCGCTCGCCGCCCTGGAGAAGGCCGCCGCCGAGGCATGCCAGCGGGTCCCCGCCCGGCGACGCCCCCGGCCGCACCGCCCGCAGCAGGGCGTCGCCCTGCCGGGCCGCTTCGCTGCTGGAGCGGCCTGACCAAGCCCCTTCCATCCGTCGCGTCAGGTGTGGTCGCCCGGATCGTGCGCAGTACCGGCACGGCGTAGTTGGATCAAGTCCCAGCGGTTGCCGTACAGGTCGCGGAAGACCGCCACCGTGCCGTAGGGCTCGTGCCGCGGGGCCTCCTCGAACACGACCCCGGCCGCCCGCATGCGCTGGTAGTCCCGGTCGAACGCTTCGGTGTTCAGGAACCAGCCCACACGGCCTCCGGTCTGGTCCCCAATCCGGGCCTCCTGCTCACGGCCTGCGGCCCGGGCCAGGAGCACTGCGCTTTCACGCGCCCCAGGCGGGGCAACGACCACCCACCGCTTCTCCTCGCTGATGCGCGTGTCCTCCACGAGCTCGAACCCGAGGGACTCCACATAGAACGCGATGGCTTCGTCGTAGTCACGCACGACCACGGCCACCAGCCCGAGATGAGACACCCGGTGATCCTGCCCGTCATCCGGCCCTCGGCGCCACCCGAAACCGGTCAACCTTCCCAGCCGCAGCACAGCGGGGGACCGATGCTATGGACGTGCACCCCCTGCCGCCTCCGTGGATGTGGGCCTGCCCGAAGTGCACGGGTCTTTACACGGCGATGCGGCTGAGCCTGGTCTGGACCGCACGCCGTCCTTCGCACCGCTGCCGGCGTGCCCCAGGCCGTGCAGCTCGCCGGTCGGTGGCATCTGCGGCCAACCTCGGCGAGGCCGCCGAACGAACCGTTGCCCGCCACCGCAGCTGTCGGCGAGCCCGGGCACCGCAACCGGAAGCATCCCTCGCCGATCCGCCACTGGTCGAGGCAGCAGCGAGCCAGCCGTGGCCGACCGGTCACCGGTTCGCCGACTGCCGACCACAGCTGACGCTCGATCCAGCCTCAGCTCGGTAGGACCCACCACACGGTCAAACGCCTCGCCGAGACCACTACCCCAGAGGACATGTTCAACGGCCAGTGGCAGAACCGGCCCTCCCTCCTGGACGCCAACAAGCCCTCCCCGGAAGACTGTTGGAACGAGGGGTGCATCAACACCCGGAAGCCGTGGGAGAAGATCGTCCCATTGGGCTACAACGCCAGCTCTCAGCGCGTCCGCGCCTACCCGCGGCAGAAACGCACGTGACCGCGGCCCGCCACCGCACCGCCGCCTCGCGCGCAGCCTCCCCGTGCGCACCCGCACACCGGACGGCGTGGTCCACGACTACGACGACCCGCGCCTGCTGCGCGAACGCGGCCTGCGGGCCTCCCTCGAACAGACCGGACCGGAGGTCACTCCGGATGTGGTCGCTGGTCTCGCTGACAGGGACGCTCGCGCGCTGAGCGCGGGACGGTCGCCTCGGCTGCCGACCTTCGGTGCCTCCGCTGTGCTCTTCGCGCTCGCTGAGATGGCCGGGTCCGGCACCCCTGGTACCCTGCTCGCCGCCGAACAGGCCACGATGACCATGGCCGCTGTCGGTGAGGACACCACCGGGCGCGCCACGGTGCGCCGTGTCGAACCCGAGGCGCGGCCCGTCCCCGCCACGCGCACCACCCCCGGGCTTCCCATTCCGATCTCGCTCGCCGCCTACGACCGCGCGTTCGAACCCAAGGTCCGCTGGGAGGCCGCCAGATGCGGGGGCTGCGGGACCCTCGCCTACCCGCCCCGCCACCGCTGCCGCGGTTGCGGCGCCGAGGCCGGCTGGGGGACGTCCCCCCTGCCGCGCCGTGCGGAGGTCTACACCTGCGTCACCGTGCACGTCCCCGTCCCCGGTATGGCCTCCCCGTACGACCTGGCCC is part of the Peterkaempfera bronchialis genome and encodes:
- a CDS encoding outer membrane protein assembly factor BamB family protein gives rise to the protein MLRLRQIAVAAAVVLLLATDTHPEPHDAIPQVPVLTAVWSRAADAPDPSLDGGGFLVSDAVVVVPDRDRARGLVLLDPASGRERARIPPDPAARSVHAYLGVAERTLVVARGVGYAPGADVVTAYSVDTGQQLWRRQWPADREPDVLGTHLAVTRRGVLVLRGTPTRLESLDLSSGLTRWRATAREGCQLATSESLDALLVTTLCRGAARIRSIDPVSGLLWSDDLAPPGKEERPPTPIAVADGTVAVTEADSFRLYSAQGRMIARIPESLWAMGFTADTLLYESATDQGGHTRLHALDRSTGRPRWTAGGVDVWSVEGSHLAAADGVLYSTWIGWPLPAFVLTVDARTGTRRLLPLPTTATDSRVIGAAAGLVYVQTALEGDENARLTAYRVRQRPASDQAAGVVPPAAAWPNACTALTEQDLTFLAPGYVPIPRRRTLSDAGLTAPSQCDFLPPAERGISLTLSLDWVAPTAAAAHDLLRAKECAQHQVSIEPVTWLDPHSLELFESTPEGSLRVVYVQQGRYLVRLTATSHSAVLRRIAPLVRQRLTAWPGVTLPSATGHHDDPGDQPSADWAAGSLGCASAPVAAMTRPQ
- a CDS encoding LysR family transcriptional regulator, which gives rise to MVRRARHLDPSAELDLRKLRYFLAVAHHLNFSRAAEELLVAQPALSRAVRALEADLGVTLFERDHHKVTLTPPGTALVREADMLLSRAAAARRTVQAAGRTPRTLTIGFRPGIIITDVVQQFTKACPGAAVNAIRIEWDEQEAAVADGRVDIAWIRTPIAHGDLLITPLFDDPEVVALPAAHPLTAYDSVSLADLANQPMLRYDAAPEHEIGRPSGKRGIRTMEEKLEAVALGHGLALVPETAAAYYQRPDIAYRPVPGASPYQVALATTSDTAKRPEAQIFISTAVAVNARNAAQRGGAAR
- a CDS encoding type 1 glutamine amidotransferase domain-containing protein yields the protein MTTVLIALTGAEKWTMKDGSTLPAGFWAEELIEPYRILTAAGIGIVLATPGGVSAPLQEYSLDESMTGSAGRTAELRTELAGLADRVAHPQPFAGVDPDTIDAVFVPGGTGPMEDLYDDPDLGRILGALQARTAPVATVCHGTVGLLSARSEDGWIFAGYRMTGYTDEEESQGGPGDAAPFTLESRLRAEGADFAAGTPWSEFTVTDRNLISGQNPGSAAAVARRLVTALGR
- a CDS encoding Zn-ribbon domain-containing OB-fold protein, which translates into the protein MRTRTPDGVVHDYDDPRLLRERGLRASLEQTGPEVTPDVVAGLADRDARALSAGRSPRLPTFGASAVLFALAEMAGSGTPGTLLAAEQATMTMAAVGEDTTGRATVRRVEPEARPVPATRTTPGLPIPISLAAYDRAFEPKVRWEAARCGGCGTLAYPPRHRCRGCGAEAGWGTSPLPRRAEVYTCVTVHVPVPGMASPYDLALVQLADTDVRVLVRTTAAAPGDIGIGRTGRMTLRRVAVRSGVPDYGYAFWPDTEGGAAPGPDTVKEAAR
- a CDS encoding VOC family protein, which translates into the protein MSHLGLVAVVVRDYDEAIAFYVESLGFELVEDTRISEEKRWVVVAPPGARESAVLLARAAGREQEARIGDQTGGRVGWFLNTEAFDRDYQRMRAAGVVFEEAPRHEPYGTVAVFRDLYGNRWDLIQLRRAGTAHDPGDHT